From Phragmites australis chromosome 5, lpPhrAust1.1, whole genome shotgun sequence, a single genomic window includes:
- the LOC133919074 gene encoding probable L-ascorbate peroxidase 8, chloroplastic: MAERLAASLLPAASPSPAPSPSARRAAAAASFPSSCSARAGLRLRSRPSLFSQKAAGHGRGGGALRVVRCMAASDAAQLKSAREDIKELLKTTYCHPILVRLGWHDSGTYDKNIEEWPQRGGADGSLRFDAELKHGANAGLINALKLIQPIKDKYPGITYADLFQLASATAIEEAGGPKIPMKYGRVDVTTPEQCPPEGRLPDAGPRDPAEHLREVFYRMGLDDKGIVALSGAHTLGRSRPDRSGWGKPETKYTKGGPGEPGGQSWTVEWLKFDNSYFKDIKEQRDQDLLVLPTDAALFEDPSFKVYAEKYAEDQEVFFKDYAEAHAKLSDLGAKFDPPEGFSLDDDTSAAPADEKKEEAAPTPEPAAATAPSPPTPAPEPAPAAAPTPEPVAAAVAVATATVDDNNGAAPQPEPFVAAKYSYNKRELSDSMKQKIRSEYEGFGGSPDKALQSNYFLNIMILVAGLAFLSSLVMN; encoded by the exons ATGGCGGAGCGCCtcgccgcctccctcctccccgCGGCCTCGCCGTCCCCGGCTCCCTCCCCGtccgcgcgccgcgccgccgccgcggcctcctTCCCCTCCTCATGCTCCGCCCGCGCGGGGCTGCGCCTCCGCTCCCGCCCGTCCCTCTTCTCGCAG AAGGCGGCCGGGcacgggcgcggcggcggcgcgctgcGGGTGGTCCGGTGCATGGCGGCGTCGGACGCGGCGCAGCTCAAGAGCGCGCGGGAGGACATCAAGGAGCTCCTCAAGACCACATACTGCCACCCCATCCTG GTCCGTCTGGGCTGGCATGATTCTGGTACCTATGACAAGAATATTGAGGAGTGGCCACAGCGAGGTGGCGCTGATGGAAGCTTAAGATTTGACGCTGAGTTGAAGCATGGAGCTAACGCTG GTCTCATTAATGCTTTGAAGCTTATCCAACCGATCAAGGACAAATACCCAGGTATCACTTACGCAGATTTGTTCCAGTTGGCGAGTGCTACTGCAATTGAG GAAGCTGGTGGCCCAAAAATTCCAATGAAATATGGACGGGTTGATGTCACAACACCTGAGCAGTGTCCACCTGAGGGGAGGCTTCCTG ATGCTGGCCCTCGTGATCCTGCTGAACACCTTAGGGAGGTATTCTACAGAATGGGCCTTGATGACAAG GGAATTGTTGCACTGTCCGGAGCACATACGCTTGGAAGATCAAGGCCTGACCGGAGTGGCTGGGGAAAGCCAGAAACAAAATATACT AAGGGTGGGCCTGGTGAACCTGGAGGGCAATCATGGACAGTTGAATGGTTGAAGTTTGATAACAGTTACTTCAAG GACATAAAGGAACAAAGGGATCAGGATCTTCTAGTTTTGCCTACAGATGCTGCATTATTTGAGGACCCATCATTCAAG GTATATGCGGAAAAATATGCAGAGGACCAGGAGGTATTCTTTAAAGACTACGCTGAGGCTCATGCTAAACTGAGCGACCTTGGGGCAAAGTTTGATCCTCCTGAG GGATTCTCACTGGACGATGACACGAGCGCTGCACCAGCAGACGAAAAGAAGGAAGAAGCTGCGCCAACACCGgaaccagcagcagcaacagcaccATCACCACCTACGCCGGCACCGGAaccagcaccagcagcagcacctACACCGGaaccagtagcagcagcagtcgCAGTCGCAACAGCAACAGTGGATGATAACAACGGCGCAGCACCACAGCCGGAGCCCTTCGTTGCTGCCAAGTACTCTTACAATAAG AGGGAGCTGTCGGACTCGATGAAGCAGAAGATCAGGTCGGAGTACGAGGGATTTGGAGGCAGCCCGGACAAGGCCCTGCAGTCCAACTACTTCCTCAACATCATGATCCTGGTTGCAGGGTTGGCGTTCTTGTCGTCTCTGGTCATGAACTGA